Proteins encoded together in one Pleurocapsa sp. PCC 7319 window:
- a CDS encoding DUF692 family multinuclear iron-containing protein has protein sequence MGLDMPWSRYSKGFRFNSDAGDSISDELKHFFNLYRQDFNYIFLAFQPRGRSLLHAEDYFAAYDQFFSTFEHGHQRVRALHHTLLNLGSIEHYDKAQIVEFTNLLINRYQFMWIVEDLGIWSLHGKSLPYPLPPFLTQDGLNSCIENVKTYQNELHVPLCVEFPGFTEGNSFYIGDLDAFDFFAEVSRATGCPVTIDVGHILSYQWLHGRYGKRQIEGLERLPLDHCFELHLSGCSIVNGKFRDLHNGILMDEQLEVLEYLLDNCPNLKAVTYEDPRFTRDGYIIPRAQKNYEILKMTVADWAETL, from the coding sequence ATGGGATTAGACATGCCTTGGAGTCGTTATTCTAAAGGTTTTAGATTTAATTCTGATGCTGGAGATTCAATTTCCGATGAACTCAAACATTTTTTTAACCTCTATCGTCAAGACTTCAATTATATCTTTTTGGCATTTCAGCCTCGAGGTCGCAGTTTGTTACACGCTGAAGACTATTTTGCTGCTTACGATCAGTTTTTCTCAACTTTTGAACATGGCCATCAACGAGTACGAGCATTGCATCACACACTATTGAACTTAGGAAGTATAGAGCACTATGACAAAGCACAGATTGTAGAGTTTACCAATCTCTTGATTAATCGCTACCAGTTCATGTGGATAGTCGAGGATTTAGGTATCTGGTCTTTGCACGGCAAATCTTTACCATATCCACTACCTCCATTCCTCACTCAGGATGGACTTAATTCTTGCATTGAGAATGTTAAAACTTATCAAAACGAACTTCATGTTCCACTTTGCGTTGAGTTTCCTGGATTCACAGAAGGAAATTCGTTTTACATTGGCGATTTGGATGCCTTCGATTTCTTTGCAGAAGTGTCTCGTGCTACAGGTTGCCCTGTAACTATCGATGTTGGGCATATACTAAGCTATCAATGGTTACATGGAAGATATGGTAAGCGTCAAATAGAGGGACTTGAGCGTCTTCCACTCGATCACTGTTTCGAGTTACATCTTTCTGGCTGCAGTATTGTTAATGGCAAATTCAGAGATTTACATAACGGTATCCTTATGGACGAGCAACTCGAGGTTCTCGAGTATCTCCTCGATAATTGTCCTAATCTTAAAGCAGTAACTTATGAAGACCCACGTTTTACTCGAGATGGTTATATTATCCCTCGCGCACAGAAAAACTATGAAATCCTTAAGATGACAGTAGCTGATTGGGCGGAGACACTATGA
- a CDS encoding tyrosine-type recombinase/integrase, translated as MNTNVLTRAQSDRELVLIWLGDKSRTTRVSYSSIVTGFFDFINKPLAQVQIEDLQLWHRRLQLTDKPSTVANKIRAIKSLFSYGVKVGYLEINVGSYIKCPRVKEKLAQRILSESDCLKLIEATKSEHDGPNERYAERNRAILSLMYGCGLRVSEVCALTWGDLQALTDGGKCTVFGKGGETRVVLIPYSVWKLIVKQPKLIDAVFVSRTGKPLERTIIYKIVKQCAKRAGVSGKASCHWLRHSHASHAIESGCNLRLLQQSLGHSKLETTERYLHINPDRGSSQFINI; from the coding sequence ATGAATACTAACGTCCTGACCCGCGCCCAAAGCGATCGCGAACTAGTTTTAATCTGGCTAGGGGACAAAAGTAGGACGACGAGGGTCAGCTACAGCAGCATTGTCACGGGGTTTTTCGACTTTATCAATAAACCCTTAGCTCAAGTTCAGATTGAAGATCTTCAGCTATGGCACAGACGACTCCAGTTAACCGACAAGCCCTCTACCGTTGCCAATAAAATTAGGGCGATTAAGTCTTTATTTAGCTATGGCGTTAAGGTCGGCTATTTAGAAATTAATGTCGGCAGCTATATTAAATGCCCCAGAGTCAAAGAAAAGTTAGCCCAACGGATTCTCTCTGAATCTGACTGTCTGAAACTGATTGAGGCCACTAAAAGTGAACACGATGGCCCTAACGAGCGGTACGCGGAGCGTAATCGCGCTATCTTGTCTCTGATGTATGGCTGTGGCTTAAGGGTATCGGAGGTATGCGCCTTAACCTGGGGCGATCTGCAAGCCCTAACAGATGGCGGTAAATGTACCGTGTTTGGTAAAGGAGGTGAAACCCGTGTGGTTTTAATTCCCTACTCTGTCTGGAAACTGATCGTGAAGCAACCCAAACTGATAGATGCAGTTTTTGTCTCCCGTACTGGTAAACCTTTAGAAAGAACGATTATCTATAAGATAGTTAAACAATGTGCTAAACGCGCTGGTGTATCGGGAAAAGCCTCCTGTCACTGGTTGAGACATTCCCATGCTTCCCATGCCATAGAAAGTGGTTGTAATTTAAGACTGCTACAGCAATCTCTGGGTCACAGTAAATTAGAAACCACAGAACGCTATCTCCATATCAATCCCGATCGAGGTTCTAGTCAGTTTATTAATATCTAA
- a CDS encoding ISAs1 family transposase gives MKLKPKITLLDHFTNLTDPRIDRTKDHKLIDILAIAICGMLCGADNWVAMEQYGNAKEEWLQQFLELPNGIPSHDTISRVFARIDPKEFEQCFRDWVKSISELIPGEIISIDGKTAKHSGSKSKGKKAIHIVNAWATEQRLVLGQTKVKNKSNEITAIPELIEVLELCGCLVTIDAMGTQTKIAKLIQDNGADYCLALKENQPNLFQEVVNLFDQAEESDWSEVEHDFHRTIEKGHGRTEIRRHWTMPVTELFFDESKWSGLQSIGLIESVRKVDGETTTNRRYYLNSFSSNAQVLAHAVRSHWGVENNVHWVLDVAFKEDDSPVHSDHAPENLSQLRKMALNLLSREKTAKVGVANKRLKAAWDNQYLAKVLGL, from the coding sequence ATGAAGCTAAAGCCAAAGATTACTTTGTTAGATCATTTTACCAATTTGACCGACCCCAGAATAGACAGAACCAAAGACCATAAACTAATCGATATTCTAGCTATTGCAATCTGTGGAATGCTGTGCGGTGCCGATAATTGGGTAGCAATGGAACAATACGGAAATGCCAAAGAAGAATGGTTACAGCAGTTTTTGGAACTACCAAATGGTATTCCTTCTCATGACACCATTTCGAGGGTATTTGCGAGAATTGACCCAAAAGAATTTGAACAATGTTTTCGAGATTGGGTCAAATCAATATCAGAACTAATTCCAGGAGAGATAATCAGTATTGATGGCAAAACGGCTAAACATTCTGGCTCTAAGAGCAAAGGGAAAAAAGCGATTCATATAGTCAACGCATGGGCAACAGAACAAAGATTGGTTCTAGGTCAGACAAAGGTAAAGAATAAATCCAATGAGATTACAGCAATCCCAGAATTAATCGAGGTATTAGAACTATGTGGATGCTTAGTAACTATAGATGCGATGGGGACTCAGACGAAGATAGCTAAGTTGATTCAAGATAACGGTGCTGATTATTGTCTGGCATTGAAAGAAAATCAGCCAAATCTTTTCCAGGAGGTAGTAAATTTATTTGACCAAGCAGAAGAGAGTGATTGGTCAGAGGTAGAGCATGATTTCCATCGCACTATCGAAAAGGGTCATGGAAGAACGGAAATACGTCGTCATTGGACAATGCCAGTCACAGAATTGTTCTTTGATGAGTCGAAATGGTCTGGTCTGCAAAGCATTGGCTTAATCGAATCTGTCAGAAAAGTCGATGGCGAAACAACAACGAATAGACGATATTATCTCAACAGTTTTAGCAGTAATGCTCAAGTACTAGCTCATGCTGTACGCAGTCATTGGGGTGTGGAGAACAATGTCCATTGGGTCTTAGACGTAGCTTTTAAAGAGGATGATTCTCCAGTCCACTCCGACCATGCCCCCGAAAACCTATCCCAATTGAGAAAGATGGCTTTGAATCTTTTATCGAGGGAAAAGACTGCCAAGGTTGGTGTAGCTAATAAAAGACTCAAGGCAGCTTGGGATAATCAATATTTGGCTAAAGTTTTAGGTCTTTAA
- a CDS encoding IS1 family transposase codes for MGSHLLSIIFCQSIRLEPFGIKHYCTDGLGAYRRHLPEDRHEISKKKTQRIEQKHIRLRTRIKRLQRKTICFSKTEEMYDLVIGLFINKYEFGLSL; via the coding sequence TTGGGAAGCCATCTGCTGAGTATCATCTTTTGTCAGTCAATCAGGCTAGAACCTTTTGGAATCAAACATTATTGTACGGATGGATTAGGAGCATATCGAAGACATTTGCCTGAAGATAGACATGAAATTAGCAAAAAGAAAACTCAGAGAATTGAACAAAAACATATTCGATTACGAACTAGAATCAAAAGATTACAGAGGAAGACAATTTGCTTCTCTAAGACTGAAGAAATGTACGATCTAGTGATTGGATTATTTATCAATAAATATGAGTTTGGATTAAGTCTTTAA
- a CDS encoding Hsp70 family protein, with amino-acid sequence MLGFGIDFGTTNSVAAVFDGRELTSFVDNNGRPHPSVLWFRGSEKPIIGRKAKDKLRDFGNIPGNQFIKSIKSQIKQETEIEIFGKNYHTWQVASEIFSFLKEDAVRGYPDYPEIKEAVITIPLYFNGQQRKAIRKAADNANIFVKSFIHEPFAAVIGYLFSNSNSIENLKTVKENILVFDWGGGTLDITLVKLDSGTISEVRANAS; translated from the coding sequence ATGCTTGGATTTGGAATTGACTTTGGTACAACTAACTCAGTAGCTGCTGTCTTTGATGGTAGAGAACTAACTTCTTTCGTTGATAATAATGGTCGTCCCCATCCATCCGTACTTTGGTTTAGAGGTAGTGAAAAACCAATTATTGGGCGTAAAGCCAAAGACAAGCTTAGAGATTTTGGCAATATACCAGGAAATCAATTTATTAAGTCAATCAAAAGCCAAATTAAACAAGAAACAGAGATAGAAATATTTGGCAAAAATTATCATACTTGGCAAGTGGCAAGCGAAATATTTAGCTTTCTAAAAGAAGATGCCGTGAGAGGATACCCAGACTATCCAGAGATTAAAGAAGCAGTTATTACTATTCCTTTGTATTTCAATGGACAACAACGAAAAGCCATTCGCAAAGCTGCTGATAATGCTAACATCTTTGTCAAAAGTTTTATTCACGAACCATTTGCTGCTGTAATTGGCTATCTATTTTCCAACTCAAATTCAATAGAGAACCTCAAAACTGTCAAAGAAAACATTTTGGTTTTTGACTGGGGTGGTGGAACTTTAGATATAACTTTGGTCAAGCTAGATTCTGGAACTATATCTGAGGTTAGGGCGAACGCATCTTAA
- a CDS encoding radical SAM protein, translating into MNKKTDILLIFPPITEARLFPYLSLPCLTAYLRKKGFLVAQRDLNIELGYALFDAEILKGYVDSIQKDNTRKQELKWQFRMEMGAFLQARHSELVLALEEKKHPQLDMGAVVRFIRQGIDLLIEESAYMNPPSTISDLFKGALSLIKGTKLTDLVSTKTEALVEEAIKSLKPRIVSISIPFYSQLFPSIHIAGFIKKSWSDCLIVLGGPQIMLRYEELATIPGISSIVDGLAIGAGEKTLEILLNVCRGCSVPAEVPDFVWTKQPFQNKIQRVERIPLNELPVPDFSDLPLCKYLSEEVQLPLITCIGCYWGKCCFCSYGNRYYWEKSYEEISSETLANHCLELIKKYNVKRINFVDENTNLKLVLAAVKLVEKNGERIRFSTRNRLDSVLLDFNFCSELAKRGCVLMSAGYETNSQRLLNLMNKGIKASNYQKIINNLHRVGIPLRLSVMGGLFDETAEEVRASVAFLKKNSNKIGIDVMQMLVAEPKTFLEKNPEQYKLALSNHEELRGNKLLNFCLGRMGRKILYNNGDTFNERLEEFLSFYYKVDPQMNDELYPPLRNKKQGQPFSQAEKLKKNKSLLKEEHEESKNLQGLILLLKPWIRVISLEIEEITRQMLIDLLWQKYYLLPSTVGFDRRKNVLFTDSSGKGNPVLLQLESLDTGQICKGRKSDVD; encoded by the coding sequence GTGAATAAGAAAACTGACATATTACTAATTTTCCCTCCAATTACTGAAGCTCGGCTTTTTCCGTATTTAAGTTTACCATGCCTAACAGCTTATTTAAGGAAGAAGGGATTTCTAGTAGCCCAACGAGATTTAAATATCGAGTTGGGCTATGCATTGTTTGATGCTGAAATATTAAAAGGATATGTTGATTCTATTCAAAAAGATAATACAAGGAAACAAGAGCTTAAATGGCAATTTCGAATGGAGATGGGGGCTTTTCTCCAAGCTAGACATTCTGAACTAGTTCTTGCTCTAGAAGAGAAAAAACATCCTCAATTGGATATGGGAGCAGTAGTTCGTTTCATCCGACAAGGAATCGATCTGTTGATTGAAGAATCAGCATATATGAATCCGCCATCTACTATTTCAGATTTATTTAAAGGGGCATTATCTTTAATTAAAGGTACCAAATTGACTGACTTGGTTTCCACAAAAACTGAAGCTCTTGTGGAAGAGGCGATTAAGTCTTTAAAGCCACGCATTGTAAGTATCTCGATTCCGTTTTATAGTCAGCTCTTTCCTAGTATTCATATAGCTGGATTTATCAAAAAATCATGGTCTGACTGTTTAATTGTGTTAGGTGGCCCGCAAATAATGCTGCGTTACGAGGAGTTAGCAACAATACCTGGCATATCCTCTATCGTCGATGGCCTTGCAATTGGAGCAGGAGAAAAAACTCTGGAAATCCTATTGAATGTTTGTCGAGGATGCTCAGTTCCCGCTGAAGTGCCAGACTTTGTATGGACCAAACAACCTTTTCAGAATAAAATCCAACGAGTTGAAAGAATACCTCTTAACGAACTGCCAGTACCTGACTTTTCAGATCTACCTCTATGCAAGTATTTATCCGAAGAGGTTCAACTACCGCTCATTACCTGCATCGGTTGTTATTGGGGAAAATGTTGTTTTTGCTCCTATGGAAATCGCTATTACTGGGAGAAATCATATGAGGAAATTTCATCAGAAACCTTAGCAAATCATTGCCTTGAATTGATTAAAAAATATAATGTTAAGAGAATAAATTTTGTAGATGAAAATACAAATCTGAAGCTTGTTCTTGCTGCTGTAAAGCTGGTTGAGAAAAATGGAGAAAGGATCAGATTTTCTACTCGCAATCGATTGGACTCAGTGCTCCTTGATTTCAACTTCTGCTCAGAGCTGGCTAAAAGGGGGTGTGTGCTTATGTCAGCTGGCTATGAAACAAATTCACAACGGCTTCTCAATCTCATGAACAAAGGTATTAAGGCATCAAATTACCAAAAAATTATTAACAACTTGCATAGAGTTGGTATTCCTCTTCGGCTTTCGGTAATGGGTGGACTCTTCGATGAAACTGCTGAAGAGGTTCGAGCATCAGTTGCATTTCTTAAAAAGAATTCAAATAAGATTGGTATTGATGTGATGCAAATGCTCGTGGCTGAACCTAAGACATTTTTGGAAAAAAATCCTGAACAATATAAGTTAGCGCTTTCGAATCATGAAGAGCTTCGTGGCAATAAGCTACTTAATTTTTGTCTGGGTAGAATGGGCAGAAAGATACTCTATAATAACGGTGATACCTTTAATGAAAGGCTCGAAGAATTCCTCTCATTCTATTATAAAGTTGATCCGCAGATGAATGATGAGTTATACCCACCTTTACGCAATAAAAAACAAGGTCAACCATTTTCTCAGGCGGAAAAACTCAAAAAAAATAAATCGCTATTAAAAGAGGAACATGAAGAGAGTAAGAATCTCCAAGGTCTTATTCTTCTTTTGAAACCTTGGATAAGAGTCATTTCATTAGAGATTGAAGAAATAACTCGTCAAATGCTTATTGATCTATTGTGGCAGAAGTATTATCTTCTACCTTCAACAGTTGGTTTTGACAGAAGAAAGAATGTACTCTTTACTGATAGTTCAGGAAAGGGTAATCCAGTCTTGTTACAGTTAGAGTCCCTAGACACAGGACAGATATGCAAAGGGAGAAAATCTGATGTTGATTGA
- a CDS encoding GNAT family N-acetyltransferase yields MSERNFLRDSRVRHKYLSDGSSLIIRPVTIEDAAILRYTELAIINAGVGVVQGIEDIPNSDEEYSERLKEILEAEDAERNICFAVSEYEGEVVGYCQIERLIPKYVRHVASISIGVHPLKQGIGIGRALMEYLLDWAKHTENPQIVRVELGVQIDNLRARHLYDSLGFEIEGIRKCFVRNQEGKYVDDCLMALFLEEAHSMGEMSTDSSSI; encoded by the coding sequence ATGTCGGAAAGAAATTTTTTACGGGATTCAAGAGTAAGACACAAGTACTTATCAGATGGGAGCAGCCTAATAATTCGCCCAGTTACAATAGAAGATGCGGCGATTCTACGCTATACTGAACTCGCGATCATTAATGCAGGTGTCGGAGTTGTTCAAGGTATTGAAGATATCCCAAATTCCGATGAAGAATATAGTGAACGTCTTAAAGAAATCTTAGAAGCTGAAGATGCTGAGAGAAATATTTGTTTTGCTGTATCAGAATATGAGGGGGAAGTTGTGGGATATTGTCAAATAGAGCGCTTAATCCCCAAGTATGTTCGCCATGTAGCTAGTATTTCAATTGGGGTTCATCCTTTGAAGCAAGGCATTGGCATTGGTCGTGCGCTTATGGAGTATCTTCTTGATTGGGCAAAGCACACTGAAAATCCTCAGATTGTGCGTGTTGAATTAGGTGTTCAAATCGATAACTTGAGAGCAAGACACCTGTATGATAGCTTAGGATTTGAAATAGAAGGAATCAGAAAGTGTTTTGTACGCAATCAAGAAGGTAAATACGTTGATGACTGTCTAATGGCACTTTTTCTAGAAGAGGCTCATAGTATGGGAGAAATGTCAACTGACTCAAGTAGTATATGA
- a CDS encoding metallopeptidase TldD-related protein, with protein MRCPVIFDPWLACQLIHECIGHTSEADNFFSYAYPKGFDLGYTWCSYPINVFDDSSLPEHRGSYTYDDDGELSRCAKLVSDGQWTDLLVSSEYKKKLGIQAGHGRRVVYARHCLPRMCNTWLQSGKETLRELISTVDYGLFCGGTWGGGSLGTNFILRPAYGIWIESGKLTNRFVRRFDILGNKFETIRNIIGVSDHVSWFSPVYGCDKFGQNNLPVTMGSPHILLESVDISPIL; from the coding sequence TTGAGATGTCCAGTAATCTTTGATCCTTGGCTAGCATGTCAGCTCATTCATGAGTGCATCGGACATACTTCAGAAGCCGATAATTTTTTCTCATATGCATATCCAAAGGGTTTTGACCTTGGCTACACCTGGTGTTCTTACCCTATTAATGTCTTTGACGATTCATCCCTACCGGAACATCGAGGCAGCTATACTTACGATGATGACGGAGAGTTATCTCGTTGTGCCAAGCTAGTCTCAGATGGTCAATGGACTGATCTTTTAGTTAGTTCAGAATATAAGAAAAAGTTGGGAATCCAAGCTGGACACGGAAGGCGTGTAGTTTATGCTCGACATTGCTTACCACGAATGTGTAACACATGGCTTCAATCTGGCAAAGAAACTTTACGAGAACTTATATCAACTGTAGACTACGGTCTCTTTTGTGGCGGAACATGGGGTGGAGGGTCATTGGGGACGAATTTTATTTTACGCCCAGCCTATGGTATTTGGATAGAATCGGGAAAGCTTACGAATCGTTTCGTACGACGATTTGATATTTTAGGAAATAAATTCGAAACTATCAGAAACATAATAGGAGTGTCAGATCATGTAAGTTGGTTTTCTCCAGTGTACGGATGTGACAAATTTGGGCAAAATAATCTGCCAGTTACCATGGGCTCTCCTCATATACTACTTGAGTCAGTTGACATTTCTCCCATACTATGA
- a CDS encoding JmjC domain-containing protein, with amino-acid sequence MINFFLKDIDRDLFFNEFWRRKPLYISNGFKEFCTHLYTESELTHLANLLEKRKPGFVRHDSDRATFAQNIDSVTPKLEELVACIASHLGWRNTWLDASIMKDNASIGCHYDDSDNFIMQQQGVKIWKIHPPNIIPDRELKQRMLGDPTVGNIYMPDNALEFVLKPGDILYVPIFWPHWGVSAGCSSSLSVVCNSSNAIQELLPLLIRNLIEVPLWWQPLPYSLRTNFSSNTKEDQQQIYSILSKLLESLTDSSLQKNLVSEYTNARQLKNKKNYYSKMVMNETNNVILGRTSESSCKAEMTFDFDKLNNIFSNKCSDINLGDLVIPSADRSSSNRLKRLTSLLYLKRLLTTCHRLYLALQDEAHECSLLKLITNFQCLPEHVILDEVFRPEIISWIIYTNEAIQFSYKPQLELLVRHLGSFLLSSLLMENALKLGESLIISPTTRCSLELRSMGYRISFTKNLPEKLKVTRTLSGLAINNADGQFIDEIELPLKSEESNSSSTVVYWNKIPHLLNDGPILLQRHNWYENFFPSDSKKRICPIHFDISDREFEYFSDCMSDGARIIFQYFPDTWSRITAFIQAIAPLNSQGMMPHNASIEGFRGLITSSPRPSYLAAQTLCHETGHNIFSSISDVFKLFNNDISTMAYSPFVEEMRPLNTLAHGIFAFLQDIHLSLRIRDHIDQIDELSIERYIEKTSKKVQQGLNNLKRKSNLTIHGDQMISGFDEALSVIQ; translated from the coding sequence ATGATTAATTTTTTTCTGAAAGATATTGACAGGGATCTTTTTTTTAATGAATTTTGGCGAAGAAAGCCGCTGTATATCTCCAATGGATTTAAAGAGTTCTGCACTCATCTGTATACAGAAAGTGAGCTTACTCATTTAGCGAATCTACTCGAAAAACGAAAACCTGGCTTTGTTCGCCATGATAGTGATCGTGCTACTTTTGCTCAGAATATAGATAGCGTCACTCCCAAGTTAGAAGAACTGGTCGCATGTATTGCCTCACACCTAGGTTGGCGTAATACATGGCTTGATGCATCAATCATGAAAGACAACGCTAGCATTGGGTGCCATTATGACGATAGCGACAACTTTATCATGCAGCAGCAAGGTGTCAAAATATGGAAAATACATCCCCCTAATATAATCCCCGATAGAGAGTTGAAGCAACGTATGCTCGGAGATCCTACTGTTGGTAATATCTATATGCCTGATAATGCTCTAGAATTCGTTCTTAAACCTGGTGACATTCTTTACGTACCTATTTTTTGGCCGCATTGGGGAGTCTCTGCAGGATGTTCATCAAGCTTATCAGTCGTGTGCAATTCTAGCAATGCAATTCAGGAACTACTGCCACTGCTTATTCGAAATTTGATAGAAGTACCTTTATGGTGGCAACCTTTACCGTACTCATTAAGAACTAACTTTTCATCAAATACTAAAGAGGATCAGCAACAAATTTACAGTATTCTATCTAAGCTTTTAGAATCGCTAACTGACTCTTCTCTCCAAAAGAACCTTGTAAGTGAATATACGAATGCTAGGCAGCTAAAAAATAAAAAAAACTATTATTCAAAAATGGTTATGAATGAAACTAATAATGTCATATTAGGACGAACATCTGAGTCTTCTTGCAAAGCTGAGATGACTTTCGATTTTGACAAGCTAAACAATATCTTTTCAAATAAATGCTCTGACATTAATCTTGGCGACTTGGTAATCCCTTCCGCAGATAGAAGTTCTAGTAATCGGCTCAAGCGCCTGACTTCTTTGCTTTATCTTAAACGACTCCTAACTACTTGTCATCGCTTGTACCTTGCATTACAAGATGAGGCTCATGAGTGTTCCCTATTAAAACTAATAACTAATTTTCAATGCTTACCTGAGCATGTCATTCTTGATGAAGTTTTTAGGCCCGAAATAATATCTTGGATTATCTATACTAATGAAGCTATTCAGTTTTCATATAAGCCTCAACTTGAACTTCTAGTTCGGCATCTTGGTTCATTTCTCTTATCTTCACTCTTAATGGAGAATGCTTTAAAGCTAGGTGAAAGCTTAATAATATCGCCAACCACACGATGTTCACTTGAGCTGCGATCAATGGGATACCGTATCTCATTTACTAAAAATCTTCCTGAAAAACTTAAAGTGACACGAACCTTATCTGGTTTGGCAATAAACAATGCAGATGGACAGTTTATAGATGAGATAGAGTTACCTCTGAAATCTGAAGAAAGTAATTCAAGTTCTACAGTAGTTTACTGGAATAAAATTCCACATTTACTCAATGATGGACCTATCTTATTACAAAGGCATAATTGGTACGAAAACTTTTTCCCATCAGATTCAAAAAAACGAATTTGTCCAATTCACTTTGATATTTCTGATAGAGAGTTTGAATATTTTTCTGATTGCATGAGCGATGGAGCAAGAATTATTTTTCAATATTTTCCCGATACTTGGAGTAGAATTACTGCATTTATTCAAGCAATTGCTCCTCTAAATTCGCAAGGAATGATGCCTCACAATGCTAGTATAGAAGGATTTCGAGGTTTAATTACATCCAGCCCACGACCATCTTATCTTGCGGCCCAAACTCTTTGCCATGAAACAGGGCACAACATATTTAGTTCAATTTCTGATGTCTTCAAGCTTTTCAATAATGATATTTCCACAATGGCTTACTCACCTTTCGTTGAGGAAATGCGTCCTCTTAATACATTGGCACATGGAATTTTTGCCTTTCTGCAAGATATACATCTATCTCTGCGCATCCGAGATCATATAGACCAGATAGATGAACTCTCAATTGAACGATACATTGAAAAAACAAGTAAGAAAGTTCAACAAGGTCTTAATAACTTGAAAAGAAAATCTAATTTAACTATTCATGGAGATCAAATGATTTCTGGTTTTGATGAAGCACTGTCAGTTATTCAGTAA